In one window of Nitrospiraceae bacterium DNA:
- a CDS encoding efflux transporter outer membrane subunit encodes MVMTRESRMMPRARLWLSGLMLVPFLSSACSSDWLPHVDLAPPYHAPEYVVPASWHGETPFVEAHPSDGELRPDWWRLYDDPVLNGLVEQAMAANPDLQAAAERFVQARDVMMQVRSRRIPQIGIGGKAADSHNHIDALRAPGDLPITGPVAAGAGLASWEPDFWSAIRNATRIETYRAEERAADWGHARLSLQAELAADYFTLRGFDSQSAIYKQSIDLYRNSLRLVKAQFAGAIASALDVARVESLLFSTETKYAQIQGQRQVTEQAIAILVNMAPASFTIEPVDDLRMAHFTIPRGLPSTLLERRPDIAAMERRMAEANRAIGIARAAFFPDVRFSADGGILDAGFDIAKLTAAMWSYGAAVALPVFQGGYRRAQLQRTWSAYRETEDLYRSTVLNAFREVENNLSLTNQLTTAANRQDAAVGANLKAQNLTMELYQGGLASSLELIYAQVQTLTARIESVQIKAELLRSTVGLLRALGGGWNRNNLPKDEEIQPFGTFQYVNLDKPPTAGGIDVLTDNTWANDLTKRPIPLRPRP; translated from the coding sequence ATGGTCATGACCCGAGAGAGTCGCATGATGCCCCGGGCCAGACTCTGGCTCAGCGGTTTGATGCTCGTGCCGTTTCTATCGTCGGCCTGCAGCAGTGACTGGTTGCCCCACGTGGATTTGGCCCCGCCGTATCATGCCCCGGAATATGTCGTCCCTGCGTCGTGGCATGGCGAGACACCGTTTGTGGAGGCCCATCCGTCGGACGGCGAGTTGCGCCCCGATTGGTGGAGGCTCTATGACGACCCGGTTTTGAACGGTCTCGTCGAGCAAGCCATGGCGGCCAACCCGGACCTTCAGGCGGCGGCGGAGCGGTTCGTCCAGGCACGCGACGTGATGATGCAGGTTCGCTCGCGGCGGATTCCACAGATCGGCATCGGCGGGAAAGCCGCGGACAGCCATAACCATATCGATGCCCTCCGGGCTCCAGGCGATTTGCCGATCACGGGACCGGTTGCAGCCGGTGCAGGCCTCGCCTCATGGGAGCCGGACTTTTGGTCTGCAATTCGAAACGCCACCCGCATCGAAACCTACCGCGCCGAGGAGCGCGCGGCGGACTGGGGCCACGCTCGCCTCAGCCTGCAGGCCGAACTCGCGGCGGACTATTTCACGTTGCGCGGATTCGACAGCCAGAGCGCGATTTACAAACAGTCCATCGACCTGTATCGAAATTCGCTCAGGCTCGTAAAGGCCCAATTTGCCGGCGCGATCGCGTCAGCGCTCGATGTCGCCCGCGTCGAATCCCTGCTGTTCAGCACGGAGACCAAATACGCGCAGATTCAAGGCCAGCGCCAAGTGACCGAACAGGCGATCGCCATCTTGGTGAATATGGCGCCCGCCAGTTTCACGATCGAGCCGGTCGACGACTTGCGCATGGCGCACTTCACGATTCCTCGCGGTCTGCCGTCCACGCTCTTGGAGCGGCGTCCCGACATCGCAGCGATGGAGCGCCGCATGGCGGAGGCCAACCGCGCCATCGGCATCGCGCGCGCTGCGTTTTTCCCCGACGTGCGATTCTCGGCGGACGGCGGGATCCTGGATGCGGGATTTGATATCGCCAAGCTGACCGCCGCCATGTGGTCCTATGGAGCCGCCGTAGCGCTGCCGGTTTTTCAGGGCGGATATCGCCGCGCTCAACTGCAACGGACCTGGTCGGCCTATCGGGAGACGGAAGACCTCTACCGGTCGACGGTCCTCAATGCCTTTCGCGAAGTGGAAAACAATCTGAGCCTCACAAACCAATTGACGACCGCAGCCAATCGGCAGGATGCCGCGGTCGGGGCGAACCTGAAGGCACAGAATCTCACGATGGAACTGTACCAAGGCGGGTTGGCATCCAGTCTCGAATTGATTTATGCGCAAGTGCAGACGCTCACGGCGCGCATCGAATCCGTGCAGATCAAGGCCGAACTCCTGCGTTCCACGGTTGGGCTGCTGCGGGCGCTCGGCGGCGGTTGGAATCGGAATAACTTGCCGAAGGACGAGGA
- a CDS encoding efflux RND transporter periplasmic adaptor subunit: protein MKPLTGTGIALLAALLVALYVGYRAYESGSDAAQLRATTLEDAIQTVAVVHPTPLPPTETITLPGNVVGWYEAPMYARVTGYVKMWYRDYGDQVKKGEVLAEINAPDLDAEYAQARADLESERARYKLAEVTAKRWVALRPNHAVSEQSITVQEQNMKVQAALVKAAEQKVSNIEAFIRFKTIVAPFDGVVTQRNINVGDLVTKEGNLSTPNAKSNLFTIADVHVLRLFVNVPETFGPFLQPGLTADVTVPQLANRHFTAKFLTVARGFDVSTRTAVTVFTIDNEDRALWPGSYAEVHLTAPVDRQVFTIPSTALVFQEHGTQVALVNEDSRVHLQPITVSRLMDNAVEVAGGLSADDRIVNNPSAALLEGDRVRIVTPAPGYDLINLPRSERAQTPAGQASYAP, encoded by the coding sequence ATGAAACCACTGACTGGAACCGGCATCGCGCTTCTCGCAGCGCTTCTGGTCGCGCTGTATGTGGGGTATCGAGCCTACGAGAGCGGGAGCGATGCCGCGCAGTTGCGCGCGACCACCCTGGAGGATGCCATCCAGACCGTGGCGGTGGTGCATCCCACGCCGTTGCCGCCGACCGAGACCATTACGCTGCCCGGGAACGTGGTGGGCTGGTACGAAGCGCCGATGTATGCGCGGGTTACGGGCTACGTGAAGATGTGGTACCGAGATTATGGAGATCAGGTCAAAAAAGGCGAGGTCCTCGCCGAAATCAACGCGCCGGATCTCGATGCCGAATATGCCCAAGCGAGAGCGGACCTGGAGTCGGAGCGCGCGCGCTACAAGCTCGCCGAGGTGACGGCTAAGCGGTGGGTAGCGCTGCGCCCCAATCACGCCGTGTCCGAGCAGTCGATCACGGTGCAAGAACAGAACATGAAGGTCCAAGCGGCCCTCGTCAAAGCCGCAGAGCAGAAGGTCAGCAACATCGAAGCGTTCATTCGCTTCAAGACCATCGTCGCGCCGTTCGACGGCGTCGTCACGCAGCGCAATATCAACGTCGGCGACCTGGTGACCAAAGAAGGCAATCTGAGCACCCCCAATGCCAAGAGCAATCTGTTCACGATCGCCGACGTCCATGTCCTGCGCCTGTTCGTCAACGTGCCTGAGACATTCGGCCCGTTTCTGCAACCCGGTCTCACAGCCGACGTCACAGTACCCCAACTGGCCAATCGTCATTTCACCGCAAAGTTCCTGACCGTCGCCCGTGGCTTCGACGTCAGTACGCGCACGGCCGTTACGGTCTTCACGATCGACAATGAAGATCGCGCGCTCTGGCCCGGCTCTTACGCGGAGGTTCACCTGACGGCACCGGTGGACCGGCAGGTGTTCACCATTCCCTCCACCGCCCTCGTGTTCCAAGAGCATGGCACGCAGGTGGCCTTGGTGAACGAAGATTCACGCGTGCACCTCCAGCCGATCACGGTCAGCAGACTCATGGACAATGCCGTCGAAGTAGCCGGAGGTCTGTCGGCAGACGATCGCATCGTCAATAATCCCAGCGCCGCCCTGCTGGAAGGGGATCGGGTCCGCATCGTCACGCCGGCGCCCGGTTATGACCTCATCAATTTGCCCCGGTCTGAGCGCGCGCAGACACCAGCGGGACAGGCCTCCTACGCGCCATGA